The DNA window GCCGGATGCCAGTATTTCCGGATCATTGGTGATGATGGGAATATCAAGATGCCTTGCCGTGGCAGCAATAAGGCGATCATGGAGTTCGGGAATGTCGGCAATCTCAGAGGCGGTTTTCAGGATTTCCAGGCTGAGCGGCTCAAACTGGTAATTGTCGCTTTGCATCAACTTTTCAGACTGCAACAGGTTCACATCGATCCGGTTTTTCTCAAACAGATACATCACTTCCATTAGCACGACGGCCGGAATGATGATA is part of the Thermodesulfobacteriota bacterium genome and encodes:
- a CDS encoding PIN domain-containing protein; this translates as MNSFVTDTQALVKFMVGRKVIDDVCHQAFLDADQEKNVIIIPAVVLMEVMYLFEKNRIDVNLLQSEKLMQSDNYQFEPLSLEILKTASEIADIPELHDRLIAATARHLDIPIITNDPEILASG